In the Macellibacteroides fermentans genome, CTCGGACAATGGGATATATTCCGAAACCATATTACCAAAACTTCGGGATGTGAGGATCTGCTTTTTGTTGGGAAGTACCTGCTCCAAGCCTATGCAGGCTTCGCCGTTGAGCTCACGCCAGGTGCGTTCGCCAACAATGGTCATATATTTGCGTACCCACGAACTGCTTTTCTGCGTAAAGTCAAATGCTGTTTTTATGCCTTGGGATTCTAAAAACTTCCGGTGCTGTCTTCCGATACCCCACACATCACCTATTTCTGTTTTCTGTAATGCTTTGATACGTTTTTCGTCCGAATCGATAATGCAGACATTTTTATAAGCGGGATATTTTTTAGCAAAACGGTTACCCAATTTTGCCAATGTTTTGGTAGGCGCGATGCCCAAAGAAACAGGAATGCCGGTCCATTTTGTGATAGTTCCAACTATTTTTTTGCCGTAATTAGCTAAATCACTAAATCCGTCCAATGCTAAAAATGCTTCGTCAATCGAGTAAATCTCCACATCGGGCGTAAATTGGCGGATGATATTCATCACTCGGTTCGACATATCACCGTAAAGTGTAAAATTGGTCGAGAAAACGGCAACCTTTTTCGTCCTTACCAAATCGTCTATCTGGTAAAAAGGGGTTCCCATTTTAATGCCAAGTCCTTTGGCTTCGTTACTTCTGGCAATAACACAGCCGTCGTTG is a window encoding:
- a CDS encoding Y-family DNA polymerase, which codes for MIGLLDCNNFYASCERVFNPALNGQAVVVLSNNDGCVIARSNEAKGLGIKMGTPFYQIDDLVRTKKVAVFSTNFTLYGDMSNRVMNIIRQFTPDVEIYSIDEAFLALDGFSDLANYGKKIVGTITKWTGIPVSLGIAPTKTLAKLGNRFAKKYPAYKNVCIIDSDEKRIKALQKTEIGDVWGIGRQHRKFLESQGIKTAFDFTQKSSSWVRKYMTIVGERTWRELNGEACIGLEQVLPNKKQILTSRSFGNMVSEYIPLSESVATFASLCAGKLRRQKSCATSLMVFIHTNKFKEDLPQYYQSSIIELPVPTNFPAEIIHYALEALKKIFKEGYQYKKAGVMITNIVPDSCIQTNLFDGLNREKQRRLTKTLDLINSKYPKSVIFGAQGIDHEWKMRQNNLSPCYSTRLKDAIRIN